CGCTACTTTGCGCCGTTCAAGAATGACGGCGTCAATCTCAACACCCTGCGCACCAATCCCGAGCTGATTCCGACCGAGCCGCTCGTCTGGGGCCTTCGCGAGGTACTGGACTACACCGAAGTGCTGCTCAACCGCGACGACATCGATGCCAAGGCCGACGGCTTCATCGATTTCCTGGCGGAGCGGGTCGTCGGCAAAGAGTTTAATGACGAGGTGTCGGGGCAGACCTTTGCGGTGCGCAGCTTTGCCGAGCTCGAAGACTTCTTCAAGGCGATCTTCAACTTTCTCGAAACGACTCGGGGCAGCGAGATCTGGCGCACGCATCATGTTGCCACCATTCGGAAAATCCGCAATCGGCTTGGCAATATCAGCACCCGGTCCAAGGGCTTGGTGACCGACAACGGTGAGGTCAATGATTTGCCGTGGGGCGAGTTCGGCGACCGGACCGTCTATGTCGTGGACGTCGCGGGTCTCGATCCGCTGGCGCAGGATCTCGTCTTTGCGCGGATCGTGTCCAAGCTGCGCGAACATCTCGAGCGTCGGGATCTTGGCGTCGAGCACGTCGCGGTCTTCGTCGACGAGCTCAACAAGTATGCTCCGCAGGAAGGGCACGACACCTACGTTCGGAAGATGTTGCTCGACCTTTCCGAGCGGGGTCGCTATCTCGGCCTGGTGCTCTTCTCGGCGCAGCAGTTTCGCTCCCAGGTGCACAAGCGGGTCGTCGGCAATGCGGGTACGGCGGTCTACGGCCGGCTCGATGCGGATGAGCTCGCTACGCCGGGGTACGGGATTCTGTCGCCGGCCATCAAGGCCAAGCTGGCGGCGCTGCCCAAGGGCGAGCTGATGATCCGTCACCCGCATTTTACCCAGCCCATCTTTCTTCGTTTTCCGCGGCCGTCGGTACTGTCGGGGCGGGAAGGCATCGATCGCTATCCGCCGGAACCCGAGGTGCCGTTCGAGGATGCCGTGGTGCGCCGGCTCCGGGCCCTCGAACCAGGCTTGCCCGGCAATCGGATCAAGGACCTGATTGCCGGCCGAGCTCAGGATGACGTGGTGCGGGCGCTCCACGCCACCATCCGCAACCGGCCAGGCGATGTGGTCGCCTTCTTCGTCAAATGCCTCGGCCGCGAGGTTCGAACCCGGTCGGTGGCACCGACCAACGGCGGGGTTACCCGCCTCAAGAGCGTCGACGACCCCTACGCCTGACCTGTGGTGGAGTCGCCCCCGCACGAACCCGCCGGTCGCCGACCTCGAACCCCTCGGACGAGGTGACCGGGGCGCGACTCTTGGGCTAGATTAGACCGTGCTGCTCGCTCACCTTGCCGATCTGCATCTCGGCTACCGCCAGTATTACCGTCAGACCGCCGCGGGCATCAACCAGCGCGAGGCCGACGTCGCGCGCGCGTTCGTCCAGGCGGTCGATCAAGTCATTGCCAAGCAGCCTGACGTCATTGTCGTCGCGGGCGACCTGTTCCACGCGGTGCGCCCGACCAACCAGGCCATCATTCACTGCTTCCGGCAGTTCCAGCGGATTCGAGAGGCGCTTCCCGCTGCAAAGGTCCTGATCGCGGCCGGCAACCACGACACGCCTCGGGCCACCGAAACCGGTTCGATCCTCAAGCTCTTTGCCGGTCTCGGGATCGAGGTGGCGACGGACGACGCGGCCATCGTGCGGTATCCCGACCTCGATCTGGCGGTCAAGCTGGTGCCGCACGCCGCGCTGGTAGCCGACGACCGGCCGCGTCTCGATCCCGAGGGTGACGAGCGCTACCAGGTTCTGGTGCTCCACGGCGACACCCCCGATCTCGACCCGCTCGACCGCTGGTGGGCCGAGCCGGGCGGGGCGGCGGTCGATCCGAGCGAGTTTGCCGACCCCCGTTGGAACTACGTCGCGCTCGGTCACTATCACGTCATGCTGAAGGTTGGCCCGCACGCCTGGTATTCGGGGGCGCTCGACTATGTCACCCCGAACCCCTGGGGCGAACTGGCGAAGCAGAAGGCGCACAAGGTTCCGGCCAAAGGGTGGCTCCTGGTCGACCTCGAAACCCGCCAAGTCATGCCGCAGTACCTCGAGTCAGCCAGGCGGCTGATCGACCTGCCACCGATCGAGGCGCGGGACCTCGCCGCGTCGGAGATCGACCGAGCTATCCAGGAGAGGCTGGCCAGTATCCGGGGCGGGTATGCCGAGCAGCTGGTTCGCCTGGTTGTGCGGGATGTGCCCCGGTATGTCGCTCGCGAGCTGGATCATGCGGCGATTCGCACCGCCAAGGCCACCGCGCTCCATTTCCGTCTCGATCTGCGGCGACCGGAAGTGCATCGGACGGTCGGGGTTGGTGCGCCTGGAGCGCGCCAGACGCTGACGGACGTGCTGAGGGGCTTCCTGGCTCGGCGCCCTTTGCCTGAGCGGGTCGACCGCGATGCCTTCGTGACTCGCGGGACGGCCATGCTCGATGCGGTTTCGGCGGCGGCGTCGGAGGGCTGATGCAGATCCGGCGCCTCCGTCTGCTCAACTTCCGGCAGCATGCCGACACCACGCTCGCGTTCGAGTCCGGGCTGACCGGGATCATCGGACCGAACGGCGCCGGCAAGTCCACCCTGCTCGAGGCGGTGGCCTGGGCGATGTACGGTACCCAGGCGGCCCGCGGCACCCGCGACAGCATCCGGCGTCGCAATGCACCGCCGCGGTCCCGGGTCGAGGTCGAGCTCGAGATTGCCATCGGAGCCCAGGTCTATCGGGTGGTGCGGTCGCTGCAGACGGCGGCATTGTACCAGGACGGGGGTCCCTCGCCGATTGCCAACAGCGGCGCGGCCGTCACCGACAAGATCACCCGCTTGCTGGGGATGACGCGGGACGAATTCTTCAACACCTACTTCACGGGTCAGAAGGAACTGGCGATCATGGCGTCGATGTCGGCGCCGGAGCGGGCCAAGTTCCTGAGCCGGGTGCTGGGCTACGAACGTCTGGCCATGGTTCAGCTCAAGTTGCGCGACGAGCGAACCGGTCTCCGGGGAGCGTTAGGCGTGGCCGAGTCTGCGCTGGGCGACCTGGCGGAGCTCGACCGCGAGGCGGCGGAGGTCGAAGCGCGGGTCGCCGCCGCGGATACCGCGCTGGGCACAGCCGGCGCCCGACGCGAGACGGCCGATGCCGTGCTGGCCTCGCTGGCGCCGGAATGGGAAGAGGCTCAGCGCCGTCGTGATGAAGTCGCCGCGATCCAGACCGACCTGAGCATTGCCGAGCATGCGGCAGTCGAGGCCAAGCGTGCCTTCGAAGCAATCGACCTCGATATGGCGGATGCCATTGCCGCCAGCACCAAGCGGGAAGAGCTGGCCCCTCGTCTGGCGGATTGGGACGCGCTGGTGGCCCGACGTGACGGGCTCGAACAGGCTGCGTCGGCGTTTTCCGAGCGGCGGGCCATGGATGCTCAGGCGGCTGAGGTTCGCAAGCTCCTGGCCGGTCAGGAGACGCGGCTGAGCGAACTGCCCGATCAGGCCCGCCTCGATGCGGCTCGGGCGGAGCTGGCGATTCTGCAGGAGAGCGCCCACCAGGCTGCGCACACGCTCGAAGAGCAGCGGACCGAGTGGGTCCGCGAAAAGCAGGACGCCGAGACGATGCGGAAAGGGCTGCTCAACGAATACGAAGAAGTGGCGGAGCAGAAAGCGCGTCTCGAGGCGGCCGGCGCAGCCGGGATCTGCCCGACCTGCGGTAAGCCGCTCGGTGCGGAGTATGGCGGCGTGCTCGACGATCTGGAAGGGCGCCTGGCCGACATCCGCGGCGACGGCAAGCACTATCGGGCCCGGATCGATCAGCTCTCGAGCGAGCCCGAGGGTGTTGTGGCGGCCAAACGGGTGCTGGAGCAGGCCGAGGCCGATCTCAAACGTCTGACCGCGGGAGTCGGGCGGATGACGGAGGCGGTGGCGGAGCGGGTCCGGATCGAGGCGGCTCTGGTCGCGCAGCGGGAACGGCTGGCCGACCTCGATGCCCGTCTCGCGGCGACGCCGTCGTCGTACGACGAAACCGAACACGTTCGTGTGCGCGCTCGTGTTGCCGAGCTGACGCCGCTGCGGGATGAACTGATGCGGATCGCGGCCCGGGCGGATCGTGCCCCCGAGCTGCTCCAGAAGGCTACTGCGGCCGAGCAGCACTTGACGCGGCTCGAAGCAACTGCTCAGGCGCTGCGGGACAAGCTCTCCGCGCTGGGATGGTCCGTCGAGGCGTTTGCCCTGCTCAAAGAGACGTTCCTGGCAGCCGAGCGCGAGGCGCGTGACGCCCACCTGGCTTTGGTACGGGCGCAAGCCGAGCATGCCGCTGCGCTGGAGCAGCGAGCCTCGCTGTCACGGCGGCGGGAGGAGCGTGATCGGCGTCTTGCCGAGGCCGAGCGTTTGCGGAGCGACCTGGCCATGAACCAGGAGTTGGATCGGGCCTTCAGTGAGCTGCGGGATGACCTCAATGCGGCCTTGCGTCCCGACCTGGCGGATGCGGCCTCGACCCTGCTGCGAGATCTCACCAATGGCCGGTACACGGACCTGGAACTGGACGAGGACTACCTCGCCACCATCGTGGACGACGGCGAGCCCAAACAGGTCATTTCAGGCGGTGAAGAGGATGTCACCAACCTGGCCTTGCGGCTCGCCATCAGTCAGATGATTGCGGAGCGGGCGGGGCAACCGTTTTCGCTGCTGATCCTCGATGAGGTGTTTGGTTCGCTCGATGAGGAGCGTCGCAACGCCGTGATGGATCTGCTGCGCGGCCTGGCCGATCGGTTCCCCCAAGTGATTCTGATTACGCATATCGAGTCGGTGCGCGACAGCTTTGATCGGATTGTTCGGATCGACTACGATGTCGAGTCCGGGGTTGCCTCCGCGCGGGAGGAAGATCCGCAGCGAGGCGGGATGTCGCATGCCGCGGCGTGAGCGCCTGACCGGTCCGATACCGATCGGGGTCGAGGGGATCGGTGATCTCAACCAGCTGTTTTCGGATGCGTTTACCGATCGCTACCACCGGGATGGGATGATGGGGGTCCGGGTTCCTCCGCTCAATCCGGCCATCTGGCGTTACGCCCTCGCGGTGGCGGGGGATGGTGCCATGCAGTGGCGTGACCAGTCGGGAGCGCTGGCTGCGTTCAACCTTGCCCGGGTGTCGGGAACGGAAGGGTGGATGGGTCCGCTGGCGGTGCGTTCGGATTTGCAGCGTGGTGGCGTGGGTCGTCTGATCGTGCGGGCGGGCATCGACTATCTGCGCGAGCGCAGCTGCCGAGTCATCGGGCTCGAAACCATGCCGCGCACCGTCGAGAATATCGGTTTCTACAGTGGACTCGGCTTTCGCCCCGGCCATCTCACGATTTCGATGCAGCTGGCCGTTCCGCGCGGGGCTGGTGTCCCGGCGCTGCGGAGCGGAGACCTTGGTGATCGGGACCTGTGGCGGCCGCAGGGTCGCCGCCTGCTCGATCGGCTCGCCCCGGGGGTCGACTTCACCCGGGAAATCGACGAGACGCTGACACAGGGCATCGGTGATCTGTCCGTCGTCGCGGACAGCGGCGAGTGGCTGGCGTTTGCGCTCTGGCACGATGTGCCCCTGGCCCAGGGGCGCCCGGTCGAAGAGATTCGGATCCTCAAGGTTGCCGCGGTCGATCCGGCCGCCTTCTGCCGGGTCATCGACGGTGTCATGGTTGCAGCAACGGCTCGGGGCATCCATCGATTAGGGGTGCGGTGTCAGACGGCGCAGGCTGCGGCCTATGAGGCCCTGCTCGACCTTGGATTCCGAGCCCATTGGACCGATCTCCGGATGTCGCTCCGCGACTTGCCTGAACAGCGGCCGGCTGAAGGAATCGTACTTTCGAACTGGGAAATCTGAGCGACAGGGCTGCTCAACGAACCGTGAGACCTACGGTGAACTGGTAGAGTGAGGCAATCACGTCGTCGACCCGTCCGGTGCGGAGGGTGATGTCGCCGATGGCGGCCACCAGCGCACCAGCATTGAAGGTGATCAGCAACCGCCGCGACAGCACATAGTCGTAACCGATTCCCGAGGTCAGTCCGAGGCCGACCCCTGACGCCACCAGTGGCTCGCTGTCGATGGCGTCGACTGTGAAGTTTCCGTACGCGACCCCCACGCCGCCTTTCGCATAGAATCCCGATCGGCCCGGATACCAGAGCACGCTCAGGGCCGCCGTCGATGTTTCGGCGACGACCTTGCCCTCCTCCTCGTCGAGGCTGAAGCCGCGATTCACGAAGGTGAAATTGTCGAGGGCGACCAGCACCTTCTCCGACAGCACGCCGCCGATTCGGAAGTTTGAGCTTGTGCCTGCCGTGGAGATCACCCGGTCGCAGTTGGAACAGGAAATTCGCCCGACGCCGGGGCCGCCGCCGAGTTCGAGCCAGAGCTTGCTGCGGAAACGTTCCTGCGCCGTGAGCGCGCTGGTCGAGCCGAGCAGTGCGGTGGCCAGGAGCGCGATGACGGTGCCGCGCCTCATCATGGCGCACTCCGTCCCGTGTTGCCAATCGTCCAGGTGCTGATCAGCCTCACCTCGGGATACTCGCGTCGCTGCTCGGGCCGGTCGGAGTAGCGGCTCAGGCGGCTGAAGTAGCCGGTATGAATCCCGATGCCGAAATCCCGTCCGACGGGCACGGTAAACTCGAGGCCCCCGAAATGCGCCACGTGATCGGCGGTGGCTCCGCTGACGGATCGCAGGTACTCGGTCTGTGCGTAGGCGGCGATGACTGGCAGGCCCCGGAACTCGAGCAGGCCTTCGATGCGGACGCCTCCCCCGGGTCCGAAGTCGTAGTCGCGCTCGCCCACGCCGGCGTCGGGCGCGTCGATGGCGCCGAGCAGAATCGCGTTGCCGAACGCCTGGGTTCTGACCCCGAGAGTGTTGGACAGGCGCCAGCGCGAGTGGATCCCGAGTTCCACGCTCTGCGTACCGTAACGCTGCGCCGGGTTGTCGATGTATTCGAAGCGCTGGTTGACAGTCAGCTGGTGCCGGTGCCGAGCCGTTGGTCGGGTGATGTTCCGGCTGTAGAGCCGCCCGGTCGCCCGGAGCTGGTGCAGGCCGCCGCCGGAACTCACCTGGCCCCGGATGGCAAAGACGTCGAAGGGGGCGGTGTACGGCGTGTCCAGCGGGTCGCCGTAGAGAAAATCGATCAGCGCGGTGATCGATCGTGCCGAGCTGTCGGCGACTTCACGGTCGCCGGTCGTCCGAATGCCCGTATAGGTGCGGAGCATGAAGGCGTCGGGGTGCGCCATCATGGTCGGGTGGGTCCGGCGCCCGCGCCCGCCGGTCAGGCGATCGAAGCTCCCGATCGGGTCGAAGGGCAGCGCCATGAGTTCGCGCCAGAGTGGCGCGGGACTGCCGGGAGCCGCCTGTCGGATGCCCGCGCCGATCCGGCCGAAGATCTCCCCCAGGGCAACGCCGCCGAAGCTCGTCATTACGAAATCGTTGAGCGACGGGCGATACCGCTCCCCCAGATACTCCCAGGTCCAGGAGCCGATGAACGCGAGCGGGATCGACTCCCAGTAGCTGAGACCGTTATGTCGGCCGGCGTTGAAATAGAGCGAACCGTGATAGGGGTGGTCGAACATGTTGGTGCCGAACTGATTTTCGTCCCACTCCCATCCGAGGCGGAGGTTGCGCATCCAGGACGAGGGCGTGACCCGCGCAAAGTCCTCCTTCAGGACCCACATGTTGAAGCGATTGACGGCAACGTTGACGACCAGCCCCGTCCCGATGCTACGGAGGGCGCGGGAGGGAACTCGCAGAGCGAGCGAGTCTGCCGGCACGGGATTGTCTGGCCGCTGCTGGGCTCGCGCCGGGGTCGGCGCGAGCACAGCACAGCAGGCGGCCAGAGCCAGGCCGCGCGCTACTCGGCGGGTCGGAGTGCCCACCAGCGGATCAGCAGGACCACGCCAATGGTCAGAAGGAGGTGGACCAGTCCAATGCCGACCGGAGTAACGAAAGTCAGAACGAACCAGACGATCAGAGCCAGCACCGCGCCGATCAGATTTACCACAGATCACCTCGAACCAGGGTACGTTGACGCTCTGCCGCGCCGTCCGTATTATAGAGGCGTCGGCTGGTGACTGGGAACCACGTTATTGAGCCAACAGGTCCGAGGTTGGGCCCACATACTGTAGGTGATGCCATGCCCCCCAGGGGAAGGCAGATCTTGTGGTGAGGGCGCCGAACATTCTTCTTCGGGCTTCAAGAAACCTCCTGGTTGCCAGTCGACGCTTGGGGCGCCGATCGACGCGAGTCGGGTCGGCGCCTCTCGTTTTGGCAAGCCCCTAGCGAGAGGCCCGTCACCGTATGGCTCACTGCGTGGTCGCGCGCCGCTTGCATTTCAATGCTGCGCACAGGCTGCACAACCCTGCTCGCTCCGAGGAATGGAACCGGAGCACCTTCGGGGTGTGTAACAACCCCAACTACCACGGCCACAACTACGAGCTGGATGTCCTGGTCGAAGGCGAAATCGACCCCGAGACCGGCTACGTCGTCGACGTTGCCGTTCTCAAAGCCATTGCGCAGGAGCACGTTCTCGATCTGCTCGACCATCGGAATCTGAACCTCGACGTACCCTGGTTCAGCACCCGCCTGCCGTCGGCGGAGAATATCGCGATCTTCTGCTGGGAGCAGATCGCACCGAGACTGCCGGCCGGGCGCCTCAAACTGATTCGGCTCTGGGAGACGCCGCGGAACTATGTCGAATACCACGGGTCCTGATTTCGAGCAGCACATTCTCGCCATTCTCGAGGCGCTGGGAGAGGACCCTGCGCGCGATGGACTGGTGCGTACCCCGGAGCGGGTTGCCAAGGCCTACCGCTGGATGACGCGCGGCTATGAGATGTCGGTGGCCGAGGTGGTGGGGGACGGCGTCTTCGACGAAAGCCACGAGAACATGATCCTGGTGCGCGACATCGAGTTGTACTCGATGTGCGAGCATCATATGCTGCCCTTCTTCGGCAAGGCGCATGTCGCGTATCTCCCGGCGGGCAAGATTATCGGGCTGTCGAAGCTGCCCCGGATCGTGGATGTCTTTGCCCGCCGTCTGCAGGTGCAGGAGCGCCTGACCGATCAGGTGGCCGATGCCGTGATGGACGTGCTCCATCCCCGTGGCGTCGGCGTCGTGATCGAGGCGTCGCACCTCTGCATGATGATGCGCGGTGTCGAGAAGCAGAACTCGACGACCATCACCAGCGCGCTGCGGGGCGTCTTTCGCGACGACGCGCGGACGCGGGAGGAGTTCCTCCGCCTGGTGCACGGACCGCGGACCCAGACGATCTGATCGATGTTCATCGAGCTGACAGATCACCTTCGCTGTACTGAACCGCACCCTGAGGCATTCCTCGTTCTGCTGCCGGACGCGCTCGAAGGCCGTCGGGTGGTCTCCGGAGTGCTGGGGTGCCCGATCTGCAATCGGGAAGTGCGAATCGAGGGTGGGGTGGCGGCGTTCGGAGCGGCCCCGCCGGTCCGGTCGACGTCGCTCACGGCAGAGGCGGTTGCTGCGCTGCTCGGCCTCGATGGTCCCGGCGGCTACGTCGCGCTGCTCGGTGCGGCGGGCGGGCTGGCGGACGCGCTGACCGCGCTGATGCCGGGGATTCGCTGGGTGCTGGTCAATCCGCCGGCCGGCGGCGGAGAGTCGCCCTGGACCAGTGTGCTCCATGCCGATCGATTGCCCATCAAAGAGCGGAGCATGCGAGGCGTCGTTGTCTCCGCTGACCACGGCGACCCTGCCTGGGTCGATGCCGCCCTCGGCGCGGTGCTGCCTGGCAATCGGGCCGTGGTCGAGGCGCCCGTGCCCGTCCGGGCCGGCGCCCAGGTTCTCGCTGAGGCGGGCGGGGTATCGGTGGTGCGAGTCTAGCTCAGCTCGCCGGCAGCCGAAGCGCCTGGCCGGCTCGAATCCGATACCACTCGGGAATCGCGTTGATGCGGCGAAGTGCCGCCTCGTCGACGCCGTGTCGCCGGGCAATATCGCCGAGCGAATCACCCCGTTTGACACGGACCAGCTCGCCGAGCCGGTAGCGCGGCCGATCCTCGAGGCGATGGAGTGACGCGCTCGGCAACCCGTTGAGACGCTCTGCCGCCCCCGACTCGGCATCGGCCGGGATTCGGAGCCAGGCGCCGCCGGGCGGGGTTACCCCGAGGAGAAACTGCGGGTTGAGCTGGGTCAGCGTTTGGCGATCGAGGCCAAGGGCCTGCTCCGCAGCCGCCAGCCGGATCGGCTTCTCGAGCCGGATCGAATCCACGGCAATGGGCGCCAGTGAGTCCACCGAAAAGCCGAACCTGGTCGGGTCCCGCCCGATGATTGCCGCGGCCAGCAGCTGGGGCACGTAGTTCTGGGTTTCCTTCGCCACCATCCCGCGCCCGGCAAGGGCGAAGAAATCCTGGTCCGTCGCGCTGCCTCCTTCGCGCAGGGAAACACCGCGGAGCTGTGCCAGGCTGCGGGTGAGTCGACCGGCGCCTCCGTTGTACGCAGCTGCCGCTACCAGCGACGATCCGAAGGTTCGGTTCAGGTCGCGGATGTGGCGCACCGCAGCGTCCGTGGCCCGAAACGGATCGCGGCGTTCGTCGACCCAGCGATCGACCCGGAGGCCATAATCGCGCGCGGTTGCCGGCATGAACTGCCACATGCCGACCGCGCCTGCCCGGCTGACGGCGGTGTTCGAGAAGCCGCTTTCGATCATCGGGAGATAGGCAAACTCGCGGGGCAGTCCTTCCCGTTCGAGATGCTCGTCGATCAGCTCGCGATACCGGGTGCCCCGGTTGAGCCACTGGCTCATCCGGTCACGCGCGGGCCCGGTAAAAAAGTCGATGTACCGGGTTACGTCGGGTCGTTGCAGCAACTCGGCGTCGATCGAAGACGAGTCACGCTGTGCATTCCCGGAACCGGGGGTCGCCAGCAGGGCCAGGCCGAGAAGGGGAATGAGGCGTCGCATAGCTGGGCCGGAGTGCAGGCACCGAGCCGTCCCTGGCGGATCTCTGTAACTTGTTGATTTGCAGGTGGTTGCGGTGGTCGGTACTGGCGGCGTGTGCCCGGTCGGTCCGGCAAGGCCGGCCGGGTCGCGGCCAACTTTTCCCTACAGCGTCAGGTGGCTGTCGGTGTGCCCGTCGGATTCTGCGTCATCGTAGGCTGCATCGATCAACTCGCGATAATGCTCTTCGACCACCTTGCGGCGCACCGAGAGCTTCGGGGTCAGCTCGCCGGTTTCGATCGAGAACTCGCGCGCAACGATCAGGAACTTCTTGGGCCGTTCGTAGCGGGCCAGCTCGCGCAGGTGCTTGGAGGCTTCGGCCTCCAGGTGTTTCCGAACCTGTTCCAGGCCGATCAGCTCTTCCCGTGAGCTCCACTGCAGCCCGGCGGACCTGGCCCAGGCCTCCAGCGGGGGGAACTCCGGTGCCAGGAGCACGATGGGGAATCGGCGCCGGTCGCCCAACATCACGGCGTTGGCGATGAAGGGGTTCTTCCGCAGTTCGTTCTCGATCGGCTGGGGTGCGATCTTCTTGCCGCCCGCAGTGGCAATCAGGTCCTTCTTGCGGTCGGTGATCTTGAGGAAACCGTCGCTGTCGATTTCCCCGATGTCGCCGGTGTGGAACCAGCCGTCGGCATCGAGCACCTCCGCGGTGGCCTCGGGTTTCTTGTAGTAGCCGCGCATCACGTGGGGGCCGCGCGTCAGAATCTCACCATCCTCCGCGATCCGGACCTCGACTTCGGGAATGGCGCGACCGACGGTGCCAAAGCGCAGGTGCTCGAAGCTGTTGACGGTAATCACCGGTGACGTTTCCGTCAGACCGTAGCCTTCCAGGATGGGCAGGCCCGCCGAATAGAAGAACCGGGCAATATCGCCGGAGAGCGGGGCGCCGCCCGACAGGAAGAGCCGGATCCGGCCGCCGACGCGCTTGCGCAGCTTGCTGAAGACGAGCCGATCGGCCAAGCCGTGAGCCAGCCCGAGGCCGAACGGGATCGGTTGTCCCGCTACCCGCAGGTCGGCCCAGCGACCGCCGACTCGCACGGCCCAGAGGAAGATCGAGCGCCTGAGGCTGCCGCCCTGGGATGCCGTTTCGAGCGCCCGAGC
This genomic interval from Gemmatimonadales bacterium contains the following:
- a CDS encoding long-chain fatty acid--CoA ligase, whose protein sequence is MSAPQTGAEPTTLTGLYFGAIDRYRDHPAAMRVRRNGEWIAVTHAEVAEQVEALSRGLLALGIAPGDRVAILSENRLEWALADYACLTARAIDVPIYPTLTPKQIGYLLRDSGARLVFASTAAQYAKLTEVLAEAPAVEWVVGFDPDIEGPQVLSLEALKAKGAQAAHDHAAWRAAALAAAPDDLATIIYTSGTTGEPKGVMLTHGNISSNVRGGFAVLSIAPGDEFLSLLPLSHIFERMTGHYCMFHAGVVISYAQSIETVVQDIGEVRPTVVAAVPRLYDKIYARALETASQGGSLRRSIFLWAVRVGGRWADLRVAGQPIPFGLGLAHGLADRLVFSKLRKRVGGRIRLFLSGGAPLSGDIARFFYSAGLPILEGYGLTETSPVITVNSFEHLRFGTVGRAIPEVEVRIAEDGEILTRGPHVMRGYYKKPEATAEVLDADGWFHTGDIGEIDSDGFLKITDRKKDLIATAGGKKIAPQPIENELRKNPFIANAVMLGDRRRFPIVLLAPEFPPLEAWARSAGLQWSSREELIGLEQVRKHLEAEASKHLRELARYERPKKFLIVAREFSIETGELTPKLSVRRKVVEEHYRELIDAAYDDAESDGHTDSHLTL